atttagtttaattatatttataaaaatgcaATTTGACTTATTGAGCTTGAGCACTTGTTTAGACTTTcaagaataattatataaaaattgttaCGTTGAGTAAAAATCGATTATCTAtaatattgatttatttatatattttttaattaaataataaattttaaaataattaaatttgtaataataaaatatcaaatttataataaactaataattaaatttgtatatagcaaaataattttttcttataaaatactaacaatatatatttttatacataattattgattaattactattttttttgctTATATAACATATTATAacatatatgattaataaatCTTTAGAACATTGATATTTGATAAAACAATAGATAAAGTTAAAATATGATGATTTAGTGCCGGTGATTAAGAATACATAGGAGATGAAGAATCTTTAGATGATATGATGAAtctcaatttaaaatattagaaaaataaccatgaaaaaagaaatcatgagaaagaaaaacaataatatatttttaataatgatccATATGCTATGTATCTATCCAATCTTCGATTGCTTAGTTTAATTTGGTTACATACTTTTAGTACATTTGCTATGGAAGTTTCCATTGCTTCTACCATCATTTGaattgaagaagagagagtattgtgaaattattattgtaaaattGAAACTAGAGAAGGGAAGTTAGAAGTGATGCATTGAATTGCATTGGTGGATGGTGGGAATTTGGAAAGCGGAAAGGAATAGGAGAAATAAAATGGATTAGATacacagattttttttttcaaaaagaaagaggaagagaaaataaaagcagaaatagaaaagaaaagaaaaaatgaagtgTGTAAGAGtaactgatttttttattataagaaaaatattggagtacgtttaaaatagattaaattgTATTCTAAAAGCTAAAAGATGAAATACTCTTAAAAATACTACAatagatataaaaaaatcataataataatataataatattaaaatcaaatcctagaatatttagttttttttttgtatggtCTGATCAATTCTGCCAGTAGACAGAAGGCGAATTTTCATCATGCTGGCAATTAAGAGGCATGCCCCtctctcaaaatttttcaaaaattactagttatacatataatataagaaattaagaattttatagttaatttagttaacttgttaaattttttttatatgaatttgtGGATTCAAATTTCATTTCCAACAATTCTCAAACAATATAATCTTATATCTCATTTTCTTAggtttcataattttaaaaaaaataaaattttattctttttaaaatgcTTGTTGTGCTAATATTTAatgtaaattctttttaaattaacataaaataatattgagatatactatatattttttaacactGAAATTAATTTATCACATTAATattgttctttaaattttatcttataatATATAGATAACTTAATGAATTTGAGTAATAAGTATcatagttataaaaaataaaaaaaaaaagcttttattaaagaattaaaaattaactttttagtgtatttattgattggtaaagttaacaaatattttaacctaattttaattgaatttttgctaatattatatattttgtgttAAAAAAGTATTTGGCCTTCCAAAAAATTTTCTCAACCTCCACAACTGCCAGTAGACCAAATATATACCTTTAATTTGGCatcattctattttttttctttatgaacATGAATGTACGATGGacaataattttatcaaaaaggAAGACTATATATACCATCCTATCATTTAACATGAAGAAAATTCCTAGGTCCTAAATTCTGTGCACTGAATCGAGCTATATACTTATTAAATCAGAAGATATATGGTATATACAACagtgaaaattcaaaatcatatgGGCCATTAgattattgaatttgaatttgaattttatttgataTGATTGATGAAATGTTATGTACATGGTGAGAACTTTTAGAATCTTATCATTAATGTGATAATGTCACTGCTAAGGCTTATAGAGCTTAGATCATGTGCATTTGTGCATACAATGacaacacacacaaacacactaGAAGGTTAATAAGCAAAGCTACATGAATGGACAATATCACCTTTGTGTTTTAATCTGAGTCATTCAGGAAGCCACACATGCTATATATTATTCCTTTTATCACTTCAATAATGCCAATGTGGTCATTCATGAATCaaattatcttttgaattttggaacatATCCCATAAAATGTGGTTCCAAATTTTATGGTTGTCACTTccaatattatgttatatatatagtaatgtatcagttaataaaaaaagattaaatgaAATTTAGATTCGTacgtaataaattaattttttaattattaaaaaataccataaaaaatttGTGAATCACTATGATAatcttttagataaaaaaagcaatgaatttgtCTACAAGTTTGTAAGTGTTAgctgtttttttaataaaaagagattaaagAAAATTCcgttgtaattaaaataatttaggcAAGCTTTTACACTTTATTTGTCATAATTATAATAGTAGTAGTTTGTATGGAAGTGAATTTTAAAGTAGTAGTAAGTCTTTATCTTCAAAAAATTATTGAGTTACATTCTTTAAGAGTATTAGTTTATATTGGGTTTGTCGCTGGCCAATGGAtcgctgcatgcacaaggcaggATTCGAACCCCGTCACTTgtttaagcggactagtgagataaccactagaccaacccaacttggtttTCTAACAtaatttttaccttttttttgttGGCTTTAGGCCCAatgtctataaaaaaaaatcagcagCGCAAAGTGTACTAAATATTAGTATAGGATAGGCATCACTCACTAAATGATGATTGGAAAGGGAGAATACATGCatcattaattaaatcaaattgttACTAGTTTATATGCACTAAGACTTGATTACATAGATTCATcccactcatcattattcttattattaagATATGACACTAACTTGCaaatgatataaaagatatgtttaagaataaataaagtttttttttccatCCCCACTAAAAAGTGCAACTTGATATattgaattataaaattattgatataTGTAGTTCATACAAACAACTTTTCTTGCACATGATATCCATTTGTATTAACATCCTCATGATGACTTTCCCAACTTTCCTTCACCATCATGTGGTGCCGGAAACTCTCCGCCATACTCTCCGGCACCGACACGAGAACCCTTACCGCGTGGGGGTCTCCGACCACCGGTAAGAACAAGCAATAGACATCACTTGTTAAAGGTCCCATGTGCAATGGCTTCCCTACtccaaaatccaaatcttcTAACCCTAGTTTAGACCATTGTGATATAACCATGCTAGTAGAAAGATCAGTTCTCACATTCTTGTCCTCCAAGAAATCAATCATGGACCTAATGTATTCACCATTATTGTCCCAAGTAGTAGCCTTAGCTTGTTGAACCAATTTCACACCATGATGaaggttattattattattattattattattattcactaAATCCTTCACTTTACTTTGTGCACATCCTAGAACAAATCCATTCCCATAATACCCTTGTGGGAGGTTCATACTTTTTCTTATGTTAATAGAAAAGAGTAATTTCACTGTGAGGTCAGAATTTAAGTTAAGCGAGCCAATCCACGAGCGCCACGTGTGTGCCGCCACGACCTCAAAGGTTGTGCATTTTAGGGAGGGAATGCATTGTTTCTTCAATTGAAGAACTTGGTGGGATCCAAAGGTAAATGACGTGGCAACTAACGGTTGAGATTGCATCATCTTAAGGAGTTCCACTTGTTGAGTGGGTTTTGTTTTGGTGTATCCCGGGAGAGGAAACCTCACCTGAGGGGGATCACGAGATTTTAACACGTGTCTCCCATGGAAGGGTATAATGGTCAATTTAGTGTTGGGGTTCTTGGTGAGTTGGGCCCACGCATGTAGAAACTGTGAAGTGCCTATGCCGTCGCATAGACAGTGGTTGATCGCAGTGCACAGGATCATGCCCCCACAACGGAGATTAGTTACCTGAAAAAAGGTTTACAAagtcaaaagaagaaaaaagtgaGGGCAATATAgtcaatttttaaatatctttttatttttttaatagatttttttttgaaaaaattgaaaaggacTAATGACTACAAGCACCGTTGTTGTCACCACTAAGCATGCTTTTGGAAAGCAACCAAAGATGGACTAATTaacatttttctattttccttttaaagaaaaagaaaatctatattattattatttattattattattattattcatagtttaacaataaatacaaaatatcttTTACCCTTCATCACTCATTATATGGTAATCAACTTTGATCGGCTTTTACAAgaacaaataaacaagaaaataacaaaacttTCTGATCTCACTATCTATGTAGAGTTACTTAgagaaagtaaagaaaaatataatttagtgATCATAGTGTCAAAGAAGTATCATCATTTTATAGAAGATATCTTTTTTCATGTCCCATGTGCTGaatatagataaaatataagatCATATAAGACGAATTATAAATTCCATTTATTTtacataatattataatattttagacATTAACAATGTAAAAACTTTtacataataatttaatcaaattcatatatataaataattttttaataataaatttaaattttaattattttttaaaaaataaaatttaaatttccaaTATTTATTGAAGCGGACGAGTGAATTGATCACTCCACCAACccaaattagttaataatatagAGTTTTAACAAAGAAATGAATATAACCTGAACAACAAGAGGAGGAATATCCAAGAAACTTTGAGCTTCAACCTTATACATAAGCTTCCTCCATGACTTGTTTGGAACCTTAGAAGCTTCAATCAAGTCTTCAATAGTTGAATCCATGAAAGCCTCAGCAAGAACAGCACCTTCTCCATTGCAATCCACCTCAAGCTTGTGATCATCgtcatcattattattgttcttcCTTAATCTCCCAGCCAAAGGGTAGTAATCAACAAGAACCCTTGACAAGGAACACTTCAAGGCTTCAATGCTCACTGATTTCTTGAACAAGTACAAGTACTTAATTGAGAACCTTAGGAACTTTTGATCATCAAGATTTGATAGATAGAGTGAATGCTTTGGTGTTGGAGCACATGGGGTTATGATGGTAATTGCATCCCTAGGGTAAAAACAATCCGGGAGTTCTACAAATTCTAACATATTTAATTTCActacaatatataaataatattggTATGATATGATTATATATGGAGAGGAACCTAATTAAAGAAAACAAGAGAGAAGGAAGGTTGATGAGGAAGTAGccatatatataatagaaaggAGAGTGATCTGAGGAGTGAGTGAGTGAGACAATTGAATGGTGATTTTATTTGTAGAAACAAGAAatagagaaaacaaataaattaag
This portion of the Arachis duranensis cultivar V14167 chromosome 6, aradu.V14167.gnm2.J7QH, whole genome shotgun sequence genome encodes:
- the LOC107493122 gene encoding alcohol acyltransferase 9, which encodes MLEFVELPDCFYPRDAITIITPCAPTPKHSLYLSNLDDQKFLRFSIKYLYLFKKSVSIEALKCSLSRVLVDYYPLAGRLRKNNNNDDDDHKLEVDCNGEGAVLAEAFMDSTIEDLIEASKVPNKSWRKLMYKVEAQSFLDIPPLVVQVTNLRCGGMILCTAINHCLCDGIGTSQFLHAWAQLTKNPNTKLTIIPFHGRHVLKSRDPPQVRFPLPGYTKTKPTQQVELLKMMQSQPLVATSFTFGSHQVLQLKKQCIPSLKCTTFEVVAAHTWRSWIGSLNLNSDLTVKLLFSINIRKSMNLPQGYYGNGFVLGCAQSKVKDLVNNNNNNNNNNLHHGVKLVQQAKATTWDNNGEYIRSMIDFLEDKNVRTDLSTSMVISQWSKLGLEDLDFGVGKPLHMGPLTSDVYCLFLPVVGDPHAVRVLVSVPESMAESFRHHMMVKESWESHHEDVNTNGYHVQEKLFV